One Lampris incognitus isolate fLamInc1 chromosome 18, fLamInc1.hap2, whole genome shotgun sequence genomic region harbors:
- the snapin gene encoding SNARE-associated protein Snapin, whose product MAAVFATETLTAKDAIAEGLLDLLKPAVQQLDIHVFSVRESQVELREHIDNLATELCRINEHQKLALDLDPYVKKLLNARRRVVLVNNILQNAQERLRRLNHNVAKETARRKTMLDASGAFPSRSPSKP is encoded by the exons ATGGCCGCTGTGTTCGCCACTGAGACTCTTACAGCGAAAGATGCGATTGCCGAGGGATTACTGGACCTCCTGAAACCAGCTGTCCAGCAGCTCGACATCCATGTGTTCTCCGTCAG AGAGAGCCAAGTGGAGCTGAGGGAACACATAGATAATCTGGCCACAG AATTGTGCAGAATAAATGAACATCAAAAGCTGGCACTAGACCTTGACCCATATGTAAAGAAGCTCCTCAATGCAAGACGTAGAGTCGTGCTGGTCAACAACATACTGCAGAATGCTCAG GAGCGGCTGAGGCGGCTTAACCACAATGTGGCCAAGGAGACGGCCAGAAGAAAAACCATGCTGGATGCATCAGGAGCATTTCCTTCCCGGTCACCCAGTAAACCATGA